Proteins encoded together in one Flavobacteriales bacterium window:
- a CDS encoding YebC/PmpR family DNA-binding transcriptional regulator, translating to MGRIFEKRKHKIFARNAKLSKLFTRIGKEISMAVKAGGPSPEANMRLKMAIQNARGANMPKDNIERAIKKAAGGGEADYVEITYEGYAPGGVAVFVDASTNNVNRTVGNVRSYFTKCDSNLGTNGSLAHVFERKGEFVIELAALKGRDADEFEMDLIDAGADDVLRDEEGFMVLVPFQGFGAMQQKLDQLGVESKSAELKRFPLTTIPADLSTARNVMRLVDMLEEDDDVNAVFHNMELTEEVEAELAQG from the coding sequence ATGGGCCGCATCTTCGAAAAACGCAAGCACAAGATCTTCGCCCGCAACGCGAAGCTCAGCAAGCTCTTCACCCGCATCGGCAAGGAGATCAGCATGGCCGTGAAGGCCGGCGGCCCCAGTCCGGAGGCCAACATGCGCCTGAAAATGGCCATCCAGAACGCCCGCGGCGCCAACATGCCCAAGGACAACATCGAGCGCGCCATCAAGAAGGCGGCCGGTGGCGGCGAGGCCGACTACGTGGAGATCACCTACGAGGGCTATGCGCCGGGGGGCGTTGCCGTGTTCGTGGACGCCAGCACCAACAACGTCAACCGCACGGTGGGCAACGTGCGTAGCTATTTCACCAAGTGCGACAGCAACCTGGGCACCAACGGCTCGCTGGCCCATGTCTTCGAACGCAAAGGCGAGTTCGTCATCGAGCTGGCGGCGCTGAAGGGCCGCGATGCCGATGAGTTCGAGATGGATCTCATCGATGCCGGGGCGGACGACGTGCTGCGCGACGAGGAGGGGTTCATGGTGCTGGTGCCGTTCCAAGGATTCGGGGCCATGCAGCAGAAGTTGGACCAGCTGGGCGTGGAGAGCAAGAGCGCCGAACTGAAGCGCTTCCCCCTCACCACCATCCCGGCGGACCTCAGCACGGCGCGCAACGTGATGCGTCTGGTGGACATGCTGGAGGAGGATGACGACGTCAACGCCGTCTTCCACAACATGGAGCTCACCGAGGAGGTCGAGGCCGAGCTGGCCCAGGGCTAG